The sequence below is a genomic window from Streptomyces sp. B21-105.
TGACCGCCCGCTCCGACGTGCGCTCCAGGATCCACGGCCTCAACCTGGGCGCCGACGACTACGTGGTGAAGCCGTACGACACCGGGGAACTGCTCGCCCGTATCCACGCCGTGGCCCGCCGCACCGTCCACGAGGACGCGGCCGCCGAGGCGGAGAGCGCGCTGCGTCTGGGCCCCGTGCAGATCGAGCTGCCCACCCGGCGCGTCACGGTGGACGGCACGGCCGTCCAGCTGACCCGTAAGGAGTTCGACCTGCTGGCGCTGCTCGCGCAGCGACCCGGCGTGGTGTTCCGGCGGGAGCAGATCATCAGCGAGGTGTGGCGCACCAGCTGGGAGGGGACCGGGCGCACCCTGGAGGTGCACGTGGCCTCGCTGCGCGCCAAGCTGCGCATGCCCGCGCTGATCGAGACGGTGCGCGGAGTCGGATACCGGCTCGTCGCGCCGGCCGCTTAGCGGGGACCCCTGTTGAGTACGCGTCTGCTGCCGCTCCTCATCGTCCTGATGGCGGCCGTGCTGCTGGCCCTCGGGGTGCCGCTGGCCATCAGCGTGGCGGGCGCCGAGCAGCAGCGGGTGGTCGTCGACCGCATCGACGACACCGCGCGCTTCGCGGCGCTCGCCCAGTTCGTGACCGTCTCCTCGGGAGTGGACGATCCGACGTCGGCGTCCACGAACGAGCGGCGCGAGACCCTCAGTCGGGAACTTGCCAGCTACTACGACGTCTACGGCATTCGTGCCGGGGTCTTCTACACCACCGACACCCCCATGGCTCATGCCCCGCGCGACTGGTTCCTCCCCGAATCGGGTGAGGTGCGGGACGCGTTCGAGGAGGCGTCGCTCAGCCGGCGCAGCCACGACCCCCGGCAGGTGTGGCCCTGGCAGCGCAACCGGCTCGTGGTGGCCTCCCCGGTCATCCGGGACGGTGACGTCGTCGCCGTCGTCGTCACCGACTCGCCCACCGGACCGATGCGGTCCCGGATCCTGAACGGCTGGCTGGTGATCGGCGCCGGAGAGGCCGCCGCGATGCTGCTGGCCATCGGCGCCGCCCTGCGGCTGACCGGCTGGGTGCTGCGGCCGGTGCGCGTCCTGGACGCCACCACCCACGAGATCGCGAGCGGCAGGCTGAAGTCGCGGGTCGCGGTGGCCGGCGGGCCGCCGGAACTCAGAAGGCTGGCCGGCGCGTTCAACGAGATGGCGGACAACGTCGAGGAGGTGCTGGAGCAGCAGCGTGCCTTCGTCGCCGACGCCTCGCACCAGTTGCGCAACCCGCTCGCCGCCCTGCTGCTGCGCATCGAACTGCTGGGGTACGAACTTCCCGAGGGCAACGAGGAGATCGCCTCCGTCCAGCACGAGGGCAGGCGCCTCGCCCAGGTCCTGGACGACCTGCTGGGCCTGGCCCTCGCCGAGCACGCCGACGCCGACCTGCGGGTCACCGACATCGGCGCGCTGGCCGCCGAGCGGGTCGCCGCCTGGGCGCCCACCGCCACGGCCAAGGGCGTCCGGCTGGTGGGAGACTGCCCGCCCACCACGGCGTGGGCCGACCCGGTGACGCTGTCCAGCGCGCTGGACGCGGTCATCGACAACGCCGTGAAGTTCACCCCCGAGGGAGAGAGCGTCGAGGTCACGGTCATCGCAGTGGGCGGGACCTCCTCGGTCGTCGT
It includes:
- a CDS encoding response regulator transcription factor, which translates into the protein MRLLLVEDDNHVAAALSAVLKRHGFDVTHARSGEEALQALVPEGPGFGVVLLDLGLPDQDGYEVCGKIRKRTATPVIMVTARSDVRSRIHGLNLGADDYVVKPYDTGELLARIHAVARRTVHEDAAAEAESALRLGPVQIELPTRRVTVDGTAVQLTRKEFDLLALLAQRPGVVFRREQIISEVWRTSWEGTGRTLEVHVASLRAKLRMPALIETVRGVGYRLVAPAA
- a CDS encoding HAMP domain-containing sensor histidine kinase, which codes for MSTRLLPLLIVLMAAVLLALGVPLAISVAGAEQQRVVVDRIDDTARFAALAQFVTVSSGVDDPTSASTNERRETLSRELASYYDVYGIRAGVFYTTDTPMAHAPRDWFLPESGEVRDAFEEASLSRRSHDPRQVWPWQRNRLVVASPVIRDGDVVAVVVTDSPTGPMRSRILNGWLVIGAGEAAAMLLAIGAALRLTGWVLRPVRVLDATTHEIASGRLKSRVAVAGGPPELRRLAGAFNEMADNVEEVLEQQRAFVADASHQLRNPLAALLLRIELLGYELPEGNEEIASVQHEGRRLAQVLDDLLGLALAEHADADLRVTDIGALAAERVAAWAPTATAKGVRLVGDCPPTTAWADPVTLSSALDAVIDNAVKFTPEGESVEVTVIAVGGTSSVVVTDSGPGLTDEELTRVGDRFWRSGRHQNVKGSGLGLSISRALLAAGGGSLSYAHHEPSGLTATVSVPRSPTS